In Pseudomonas sp. p1(2021b), the genomic window AATGGGGTATTGCGTTCCTGTTTGGCGAAGAATATAAAAATTCCAGTAGTCTACTGAATATATTGGCGTTATCAGCTCCTATAATTTTTCTCGCGCTGAGTGCAGGTTCGGTCTTGGTTACGCAAGAGCATATGCTCGAAAAAGTAAAATATATGCTTTTGGTCGCTGTGATTAATGTTTTGTTGAACCTACTTTGTATTCCAGCCTGGGGAGCTGAGGGGGCAGCAGTTACGACAGTAATTAGTAATCTTCTGCTATTGTGCCTGTATCTATACGGTGCTAATAGAAGTGTTTTTATATTCAAGAATTAGAATAGGGTGTCTTTTGGAAAGTTTGGCCAAGGAGCGTTTCGCTTTTTAAGAGAGACTAATTAAGGTTAATTGACATGGTTATAACTGTGGAGGGGAGTAGTGAAAATTGCTTTGATAACTATACATTATGCTAATAGCTATGGCGGATGTTTGCAAGCAGCTGCCACTCAAGCGGTCCTTTCGAGATATGGTGAAGTAACCATATTGGACTATAAAACTAAAGATCTTGGGAAGACTCTCAATGTTCTACGGTTAGGCTTTGGGATAAGGGACTTCTTAAGAGTAGGTAAGGATATTGTAAGATTTTTTCCTAGGAAAAGGCTGATATCAAAATTTAAGAAGTTTATTTATAGGTACTATAAATTATCTCGGCCTATAGGAACTGTTAGGGATCTTAAAGCGGCTGCCAGCAAGTTTGATGTTTTCGTTTGCGGAAGTGATCAAATTTGGAATCCAAATATCGTGGGCGCTCAAGACTTTAACTATGTTTTAGAATTTGCTGATGGTAAGAAGATATCTCTTTCTTCTAGTATGGGGTCCTTTAGATATTCCGGCAAAGGGCTTGCCGAGTTTAAGAAAAAACTATCTAGCTTCTCTCATATTGCAGTAAGAGAGAAAGATTTGGCAGAAGAATTATCAGTTGAATTGGATCGTGAGGTGGTAAACACATTGGATCCTACACTGCTGCTTGATAAAGTTCAATGGTTTGACTTGTTGGGTGTGGAGGCGGATGAAAGAGAGAAATATATATTTGTATATACGCTGAAGAAGACTGATTTCATATGTAGGGCTATTGATAAAATATCAATGCAGCTAGGGTTGAAAGTAGTAGTCATTGATCAAGATCCATTTATTGGATTTAAATGTGATCGTCATGTAATGGATGCAAGCCCGGAAGACTATGTTAAGCTAATAGCTGGATCTTCGTTTGTTTTAACTAATTCATTTCACGGGACAGCATTTGCGGTAAATTTTGCAGTTCCTTTTATTACTCTTCCTCCGGAGTCGGGAGTTAACAGAATACAGAGTCTCCTAGATTCGGTAGGTTTACGCAATCGAATGATAGACTCAATAGACTCTATTGATGAGCTTTTAAAGCTCACGCCAGATTTCACTGGTGTCGAAAATAAGCTCGAGGCTCTGAGAATAGAAACTTTTAAGTATTTAGATAAGGCAATGAGAGAGTGATAGTGAATAGAGAGAACGAACGAGCTAAACCGATGGTGTATATGCTTTTAGTAGCCATGCTTTTTTTAAGTATGACTAACACTCTTTTCAATATGCCGGTCGATAAAATTGGCTTCGTTGCTTTCTGTGTGATCGTGGTTGTATTATTACCATATCGAGGCAGTTTTCGAGTCAGTTTGCTACCTTTTTTTATAGTGTTGCTCTCGTTCCTTCTCTCTTATTTAATCTCAATTGATGAGTTTGAAATTCAGGGTTTCGATTCTTATCTTATAATTTTTTTCATGACGGGCATTGTTTTCCTTATCCCATATGTTACCCAAGGATATAGGGTTTTATTGCAAGCATTTATAATAAGCTCGTTCGTTTATATTTTGTTTGGGGTCGCAGCGTGGTGTTACTCAGTACTTACGGGGGAGGTTTTCTTTGTAAAGCCGTTATACGGTAAACAAATGGCGGATGTGTATGCGGCCATTTCGTTTTCTACAACTCAACAAGTATTTGGCTCTATAGCGATGCTAAATTGTATTGCAATAGTTTGGTTGAGAAAATATGGAATAATTGGGAAACCGTATTTTTTGTTTAGTTTGTTTATTTCACTGGTTGCAATATTTGCCTCTCTTAATCGTGTTTGGCTTTTGTTTACCCCCGTCCTACTTTTGTTTTGGGGGGGACGTAGAGTGCTATATGCCTTTTTACTATTGGGTATTATTAGCTTGCCAGTTTTTCTATTCTACTCGGATGTCATGTTGGCTTTCGGAACCGTACAGTCCCGATTTATGATGATAGACAATTTGTTAGACTTTTGGTGGGGGCAAGAAATAAGGCATGTTTTGTTCGGACGACCGTTTTACGTGGGGGACTATTTCTTTATGCATGGTAGATATTTTACCTATGTTGAAAGTGGTCCTTTTTACTTGCTAATTAAATTTGGGCTTGTTGGCTTATTTCTTGTGGGGGTGTTGTCAATTCTGTGGATTGGCTATTTATATAAGCGTTCATGGTTTCTAGGTTTTTTTTCACTCTATTATTTATTTTTTGTTCAGTTTATGACGCAGGAGTATCTTTCGGTAAGTTTTTGGCTTTATTGGGTTATTATGTTTTGTTTGATGGCTGCAAAAAAATATAAAGTGAAGGAGTATAATCTTGCGTAATATAGTTTTTATACATCTTTTCAATGATCGAAGCGGTAGCCCTAGGGTGCTCTCGCAAGTGATTAACGCTATTTTTAATGCCGGCTATAACGTTGAGACATTAACGAGTTGCCATTCATATGGTTTTTTGGATGGTGTGCCAGGGACTAAACGTACTATTTTTTATAAGCGATCTGAAAACAAATTCGTAACTTTGTTTTTTTATATGATTTCGCAGGTTCATTTGTTTTTCTATTGCTTTCGTTATTTAAAAGTAGATGCTATTTTTTATGTGAATACTATGATGCCGTTTGGTGCTGCACTTGCGGCAAAAATAATGGGGAAGACGGTAGTTTATCATGTACATGAAACGTCTATTAGACCTTTACTTTTGAAGCGTTTTTTACGGTTAATTATTAAAATTACGGCTGGTAAAATATTATTTGTTTCAAATTATTTGAAGAATGCTGAGGCATTTGAGAATATTCCTCAATATGTTGTGCATAATGCATTGAGCACAACGGTGGCGCCGTGCAGAAGAAAAAATAATGAAATTTTTAACATATTGATGGTTTGTTCATTAAAAAAATATAAAGGAGTCTTAGAGTTTTTTAGTGTTGCCGAAAAGCTTCTAGGTAATCCGATTTTGACCTTCACCTTAGTACTTAATGCGACTGCCGAAGAAATAGAGAATTTCTGCCTGACGGTACCGCCTCCAGAAAATATGAGATTGATATCTCGGCAATCTAATATGGAGCCATTTTATAATTCGGCTTCGTTGCTTTTAAATCTTTCTAGACCGGATGAGTGGATAGAAACTTTCGGGCTTACGATAATAGAAGCTATGGCCAAAGGATTACCTGTAATTGTTCCTCCGGTTGGTGGGCCTGCTGAGTTGATTTCAGATGGACAGGAGGGATATCTAATTTCATGCTATGAAGTTGAAGAAATTTGTTCAGCTATTTCCAGGCTTGCGGAGGACTCAAATCTCTATGAAAATATGTCTCGGCATGCGGTTCGACGGGCACAAGATTTTGAGTTGGCTGAGTTTAATAAGCGTATGATTGACGTTATTGATCAATAGGTTATTATTTTGAATAAAAAACTTTATATACTTGGAATTCGCGGCGTACCTGCTCAACACGGCGGGTTTGAAACGTTTGCAGAAAAACTATGTTTGTTTCTTGTTGCACGGGGGTGGGATGTAACGGTGTACTGTCAGGAGGAGGGAGCTGGGGCGAAATGGGAAAGTGTATGGAGCGGAGTCAAACGTATTCATATTCCAGTCCGTCAAAATGGTGCGTTGGGTACAGTCGTTTTTGATTTTCTTGCCACATGCGATGCACTTAAACACCAAGGCTTATTCTTGACGCTTGGTTATAACACAGCTGTATTCAATTTGATGCAAAGAGTTTGGCGGCAAGTTAATATAATTAATATGGACGGTATAGAATGGAAGCGTGGGAAGTGGGGGAGGATTGCAAAGTCTTGGTTCTGGCTGAATGAACGAATCGGCTGCTGGGGAGGAAGCCACTTAGTTGCCGATCATCCTAAAATTTTTGAGCATCTCGCTACGCGAGTTTCGAAACAGAAAATAACTATGATTCCATATGGCGGTGATGAGATAAATACCGCTAACGTGAATTTACTAGGGGTATATGGATTAGAGCCCCACAAATTTTCAGTAATTATCGCACGTCCTGAACCAGAAAATTCATTTGTGGAGATGGTTCGGGCGTTTAGCTCCCAAAGGCGAAATCATAAACTTGTTGTGTTGGGGAATTTTAGTCCGGACGTTAACCCATACCATCAAAAGGTTATGGCTGACGCAAGTGACGAGGTGATCTTTCCGGGAGCTATTTATAATACCGCCATAGTACAAGCACTGCGCTTCTATTGCCGATTCTATCTTCATGGCCATCGCGTTGGAGGAACTAATCCTTCGTTGGTAGAAGCGTTAGGAGCTGGATGTGCCGTAATTGCCCATGATAACCACTTTAATAGATGGGTGGCTGGGCCTGGAGCAGTATATTTCAATGACGAAAAAGATTGCGCAGTGGTTTTGGATAATTTGCTTCCTGACGAAGAAGTGTATTTTAAAATGAAAAATAGTAGCCGTGTACGATTTAATGAGCGCTTCAGGTGGGAACAGATACTCCAAGAGTATGAAGATCTTTTATTTAAGTGGTACCCATCGGATCTTGAATTTAAATGATCTCTCCAGGTGTGTCAGGAACTATGAATTCTAGAGTATTTATTAAGGAGGTCTGAGGATTATATGTGGAAAAAAATTAGGCCATATGCACAAGGTTGCTATCGTCTGCTCGATACGGCTAATGGTTTTTTATACGATTTTATTCGATTTTTTAAATATGGTGGTTGGCCGGGCAAACTTTCTGATAAAGCTCAAAGAGATTATGGGTTAATAATGCGGTATCATGGGCTTGAAAAAAGCCTTAGTTATAAGGAGCGAAATCCCTCAGCA contains:
- a CDS encoding polysaccharide pyruvyl transferase family protein, with amino-acid sequence MKIALITIHYANSYGGCLQAAATQAVLSRYGEVTILDYKTKDLGKTLNVLRLGFGIRDFLRVGKDIVRFFPRKRLISKFKKFIYRYYKLSRPIGTVRDLKAAASKFDVFVCGSDQIWNPNIVGAQDFNYVLEFADGKKISLSSSMGSFRYSGKGLAEFKKKLSSFSHIAVREKDLAEELSVELDREVVNTLDPTLLLDKVQWFDLLGVEADEREKYIFVYTLKKTDFICRAIDKISMQLGLKVVVIDQDPFIGFKCDRHVMDASPEDYVKLIAGSSFVLTNSFHGTAFAVNFAVPFITLPPESGVNRIQSLLDSVGLRNRMIDSIDSIDELLKLTPDFTGVENKLEALRIETFKYLDKAMRE
- a CDS encoding glycosyltransferase family 4 protein codes for the protein MRNIVFIHLFNDRSGSPRVLSQVINAIFNAGYNVETLTSCHSYGFLDGVPGTKRTIFYKRSENKFVTLFFYMISQVHLFFYCFRYLKVDAIFYVNTMMPFGAALAAKIMGKTVVYHVHETSIRPLLLKRFLRLIIKITAGKILFVSNYLKNAEAFENIPQYVVHNALSTTVAPCRRKNNEIFNILMVCSLKKYKGVLEFFSVAEKLLGNPILTFTLVLNATAEEIENFCLTVPPPENMRLISRQSNMEPFYNSASLLLNLSRPDEWIETFGLTIIEAMAKGLPVIVPPVGGPAELISDGQEGYLISCYEVEEICSAISRLAEDSNLYENMSRHAVRRAQDFELAEFNKRMIDVIDQ
- a CDS encoding DUF1972 domain-containing protein, producing MNKKLYILGIRGVPAQHGGFETFAEKLCLFLVARGWDVTVYCQEEGAGAKWESVWSGVKRIHIPVRQNGALGTVVFDFLATCDALKHQGLFLTLGYNTAVFNLMQRVWRQVNIINMDGIEWKRGKWGRIAKSWFWLNERIGCWGGSHLVADHPKIFEHLATRVSKQKITMIPYGGDEINTANVNLLGVYGLEPHKFSVIIARPEPENSFVEMVRAFSSQRRNHKLVVLGNFSPDVNPYHQKVMADASDEVIFPGAIYNTAIVQALRFYCRFYLHGHRVGGTNPSLVEALGAGCAVIAHDNHFNRWVAGPGAVYFNDEKDCAVVLDNLLPDEEVYFKMKNSSRVRFNERFRWEQILQEYEDLLFKWYPSDLEFK